One genomic segment of Candidatus Macondimonas diazotrophica includes these proteins:
- the ureE gene encoding urease accessory protein UreE has translation MQVFDHVLTGATGADSLTLSFDRRVRSRQRVRLDSGLPALLALPRGTVLRGGDVLGGPGGATVVVRSASEAVSTATADTPLLVLRAAYHLGNRHVAVQLGDGWLRYLHDHVLDDMLRGLGLQVAVGESPFEPEAGAYAAAGHGHTHAH, from the coding sequence ATGCAGGTGTTCGACCACGTTCTGACCGGTGCCACCGGCGCCGATTCGCTGACCCTTAGCTTCGACCGGCGCGTGCGTTCGCGCCAGCGCGTGCGCCTGGACAGTGGCCTGCCCGCGTTGCTGGCCTTGCCGCGCGGCACCGTGCTGCGCGGCGGCGACGTGCTCGGCGGGCCCGGGGGTGCCACCGTGGTGGTGCGGTCCGCCAGCGAGGCGGTGTCCACCGCCACCGCCGACACGCCGCTGCTGGTGCTGCGTGCCGCCTATCACCTGGGCAACCGGCATGTGGCGGTGCAGCTGGGCGACGGCTGGCTGCGTTACCTGCACGACCACGTGCTCGACGACATGCTGCGTGGGCTCGGCCTGCAGGTGGCGGTCGGCGAGTCGCCGTTCGAGCCGGAGGCGGGCGCCTATGCGGCGGCCGGCCATGGACACACGCACGCCCACTGA
- a CDS encoding osmoprotectant NAGGN system M42 family peptidase, with product MRVLPIDQRYVLDILMKLLHTPSPSGYTDRVVHVVCEELKRLGVPFELTRLGAIRATVRGAARAPARAIVSHLDTLGAQVKALKPNGRLEVVPVGHWNARFAEGARVTLFTDGGSHRGSLLPLKASGHTFGPEVDSQPSAWNNLELRLDEPLGGIEDLMKLGIYVGDFVAVDANPELSDNGFINSRHLDDKAGVAVALGTLKALHDTRPTLPSDVYFLFTILEEVGVGASAVLPDTVAEMVAIDNGTTAPGQNSAEYGATIAMADSSGPFDYHLTRRLLLLCKEFGIAHQRDVFRYYRSDIAAALQAGHDLRTALVCFGIDGSHGWERIHWNALESLIGLLSVYVQSGAMFQREREALGPQDGFPIQPQ from the coding sequence ATGAGAGTCCTCCCCATCGACCAGCGCTATGTGCTGGATATCCTGATGAAACTGCTGCACACGCCCAGTCCGTCCGGTTACACGGACCGGGTGGTGCACGTGGTGTGCGAGGAGCTCAAGCGCCTGGGTGTGCCGTTCGAGCTGACACGCCTGGGTGCCATTCGGGCCACCGTGCGTGGCGCGGCACGTGCACCGGCGCGCGCCATCGTCAGCCACCTGGACACGCTCGGCGCGCAAGTGAAGGCACTCAAGCCCAACGGGCGCCTGGAGGTGGTGCCGGTGGGCCACTGGAACGCCCGTTTCGCCGAAGGGGCACGCGTGACGCTGTTCACCGATGGGGGGTCGCATCGGGGCAGTTTGCTGCCGCTGAAGGCATCCGGTCATACCTTCGGGCCGGAGGTCGACAGTCAGCCGTCGGCGTGGAACAACCTGGAGTTGCGTCTCGACGAGCCGCTTGGCGGTATTGAAGACTTGATGAAGCTTGGCATCTACGTTGGTGATTTCGTGGCGGTTGATGCCAATCCCGAGCTGTCGGACAACGGCTTCATCAACTCCCGCCACCTCGACGACAAGGCCGGTGTGGCAGTGGCGCTGGGCACGCTCAAGGCGCTGCACGACACGCGGCCGACGCTGCCCAGCGATGTCTACTTCCTGTTCACCATTCTGGAGGAGGTCGGCGTCGGTGCATCGGCCGTGCTGCCGGACACGGTGGCCGAGATGGTGGCCATCGACAACGGCACCACCGCACCGGGGCAGAACTCGGCCGAATACGGCGCGACCATCGCCATGGCCGACTCGTCCGGGCCGTTCGACTACCACCTCACCCGGCGCCTGCTGCTGCTGTGCAAGGAGTTCGGCATCGCGCACCAGCGCGACGTGTTCCGCTACTACCGCTCGGACATTGCCGCCGCGCTGCAGGCCGGGCACGACCTGCGCACCGCCCTGGTGTGCTTCGGCATCGACGGCTCGCACGGCTGGGAACGCATCCATTGGAATGCGCTCGAGTCGCTGATAGGCCTGCTGAGCGTGTACGTACAAAGTGGCGCCATGTTCCAGCGCGAGCGCGAGGCACTGGGGCCGCAGGATGGTTTTCCGATCCAGCCGCAGTGA
- the ureG gene encoding urease accessory protein UreG, whose protein sequence is MLDTSVAGPLRVGIGGPVGSGKTALTEALCRALRDRYQIAVVTNDIYTREDAEFLTRAGALAPERIVGVETGGCPHTAIREDASMNLAAVADLSRRFAPLDVVFVESGGDNLAATFSPELSDLTLYVIDVSAGDKIPRKGGPGITRSDLLIINKTDLAPHVGASLEVMDRDARRMRGERPFVFTCLKTGTGLDEVIAFIEREGALTG, encoded by the coding sequence ATGTTGGATACATCGGTGGCCGGGCCGCTGCGCGTGGGGATTGGCGGGCCGGTCGGTTCCGGCAAGACGGCGCTGACCGAGGCCCTGTGCCGCGCGCTGCGCGATCGCTATCAGATCGCCGTGGTCACCAACGACATCTACACCCGCGAGGATGCCGAATTCCTGACCCGGGCCGGGGCGCTGGCGCCGGAGCGCATCGTCGGCGTGGAAACCGGTGGCTGTCCGCACACGGCGATTCGCGAGGACGCCTCAATGAACCTGGCCGCGGTGGCCGATCTGTCGCGCCGGTTCGCGCCGCTGGACGTGGTGTTCGTGGAGTCCGGCGGCGACAACCTGGCGGCGACCTTCAGCCCCGAGCTGTCGGACCTGACGCTGTACGTGATCGACGTGTCGGCCGGCGACAAGATCCCGCGCAAGGGTGGGCCGGGCATCACCCGCTCGGACCTGCTGATCATCAACAAGACCGACCTGGCGCCGCACGTCGGCGCCTCGCTGGAGGTGATGGACCGTGACGCCCGGCGCATGCGTGGCGAGCGGCCGTTCGTGTTCACCTGCCTGAAGACCGGAACCGGGCTGGATGAGGTGATCGCGTTCATCGAACGTGAGGGTGCGCTCACCGGTTGA
- a CDS encoding dodecin has protein sequence MSSHTYKVVEIVGSSPNGTDDAIRNAIAEAGKSLRHLDWFEVVQTRGHLVDGKVGHFQVILKVGFRLEN, from the coding sequence ATGAGCAGCCATACGTACAAGGTTGTGGAGATCGTCGGCTCTTCGCCCAACGGAACCGACGACGCCATCCGCAACGCCATTGCCGAGGCGGGCAAGAGCCTGCGTCATCTCGACTGGTTCGAGGTCGTACAGACACGCGGCCACCTGGTTGACGGCAAGGTCGGCCACTTTCAGGTGATCTTGAAGGTCGGCTTCCGCCTCGAGAACTGA
- the ngg gene encoding N-acetylglutaminylglutamine synthetase: MSNSQKRVKHRLERGNAPSLRNWDPEQADSRLQAQPGAQNVAVECGWGRVIFGQTFPDPLQVVRLLESEKTGHRDIAIYLREPHVVTASAPNSVFLDPSHTYRLWLYDYRPAARRVAGLIVRRLNSHADAQAAHDLYCKRGMLPPDPDFIWAHRKSTTICYLVAEHEETGKVLGVVMGVDHVEAFGDPENGASLWALVADPQAPLPGVGEALTRQLAEFFQVRGRAFMDLSVMHDNRQAIRLYEKLGFQRVPVFCLKHKNSYNEPLFVGPQPNEYEQLNVYARIIVDEAARRGIGVNVIDAEGGYFELTYGGRSVLCRESLSELTSAVAMSVCDDKLASNRFLRRAGLRLPQQCVAGAARQNRAFLERHGPLVVKPARGEQGRGITVDVRDAAALTRAVRVARRYCDTVLLEELVPGDDLRVVVIDFEVVAAAVRRPPQVFGTGQATVRELIEKLSRRRLAASAGESHIPLDDETARCVRLAGYELDQVLPSGVSLQVRKTANLHTGGTLHDVTDSLHPTLADAAVQAARALNIPVVGLDFLVTAPDRPEHVIIEANERPGLANHEPQPTAQRFVDLLFPITRRLPAI; this comes from the coding sequence GTGAGCAACTCACAAAAGCGCGTCAAGCATCGGCTCGAGCGGGGCAATGCGCCGAGCCTGCGCAACTGGGATCCGGAGCAGGCGGACTCGCGTCTGCAGGCACAGCCCGGCGCCCAGAACGTGGCGGTGGAGTGTGGCTGGGGGCGTGTGATCTTCGGCCAGACCTTTCCCGACCCGCTGCAGGTGGTGCGGTTGCTGGAAAGCGAGAAGACCGGCCACCGCGATATCGCCATTTATCTGCGCGAGCCGCATGTGGTGACCGCCAGCGCGCCGAACAGCGTGTTTCTGGACCCGTCGCACACGTACCGGCTGTGGTTGTATGACTACCGTCCGGCGGCGCGCCGCGTCGCCGGGCTGATCGTGCGTCGGCTCAACAGCCACGCCGACGCGCAGGCGGCGCATGACCTGTACTGCAAGCGGGGCATGCTGCCGCCGGACCCGGATTTCATCTGGGCCCACCGCAAGTCAACGACGATCTGCTACCTGGTGGCCGAGCATGAGGAAACCGGCAAGGTGCTCGGCGTGGTGATGGGGGTCGACCATGTCGAGGCGTTCGGCGATCCGGAAAACGGCGCTTCCCTGTGGGCGCTGGTGGCCGATCCGCAGGCGCCGTTGCCGGGGGTGGGCGAGGCGCTGACCCGGCAGTTGGCGGAGTTCTTCCAGGTGCGCGGGCGGGCCTTCATGGACCTGTCGGTGATGCACGACAACCGGCAGGCGATTCGCCTTTACGAGAAGCTGGGTTTCCAGCGCGTGCCGGTGTTCTGCCTCAAGCACAAGAATTCGTACAACGAACCGCTGTTCGTGGGTCCGCAGCCGAACGAATACGAGCAGCTCAACGTCTATGCCCGGATCATCGTCGACGAGGCGGCGCGGCGCGGCATTGGTGTCAATGTCATCGACGCCGAGGGTGGGTACTTCGAACTCACCTACGGTGGACGCAGCGTGCTGTGTCGCGAATCGCTGAGCGAGCTCACCTCCGCCGTCGCCATGAGCGTGTGCGACGACAAGCTGGCCAGCAACCGCTTCCTGCGCCGCGCCGGTCTGCGTCTGCCGCAGCAATGCGTGGCCGGTGCCGCGCGCCAGAACCGGGCCTTCCTGGAGCGGCATGGGCCGCTGGTGGTCAAGCCCGCGCGCGGTGAGCAGGGGCGCGGCATCACCGTCGACGTGCGCGACGCCGCGGCGCTGACCCGCGCCGTTCGCGTGGCGCGCCGCTACTGCGACACGGTGCTGCTGGAAGAGCTGGTGCCCGGCGACGACCTGCGGGTGGTGGTGATCGACTTCGAGGTGGTCGCCGCCGCGGTGCGTCGGCCGCCGCAGGTCTTCGGCACCGGGCAGGCAACCGTTCGCGAACTGATCGAGAAACTCAGCCGGCGGCGGCTGGCCGCCAGTGCCGGCGAGAGCCACATCCCGCTGGACGACGAAACCGCCCGTTGCGTGCGTCTGGCAGGCTACGAGCTGGACCAGGTGTTGCCCAGCGGCGTCAGCCTGCAGGTGCGAAAGACGGCCAACCTGCATACCGGCGGGACCTTGCATGACGTGACCGACAGCCTGCATCCGACCCTGGCGGACGCCGCGGTGCAGGCGGCGAGGGCGTTGAACATTCCGGTGGTGGGTCTCGATTTCCTGGTGACCGCGCCGGATCGGCCCGAGCATGTGATCATCGAAGCCAACGAGCGCCCCGGACTGGCCAATCACGAGCCGCAGCCGACCGCGCAGCGCTTCGTGGACCTGTTGTTCCCCATTACTCGCCGCCTGCCGGCGATCTGA
- a CDS encoding N-acetylglutaminylglutamine amidotransferase, with the protein MCGIAGEIRFDGQVADPAAVERMAEVLAPRGPDGAGRIGYGPVAFAHRRLKIIDISARAQQPMLDNELGLLMVFNGAIYNYPELRQELQGLGYRFFSSGDTEVILKAYHAWGPACVQRLQGMFAFAIWERDSGAVFLARDRLGIKPLYYTEQPGRFRFASTLPALLAGGDISTDIDPVALHHYMSFHAVVPAPHTIVQGVRKLPPATTLRIGADGSLQFDTYWTPNFDRDAADGARDFGEWREQVLDSLRLAVRRRLVADVPVGVLLSGGLDSSLIVGLLAEQGQQGLHTFSIGFEAVDAEKGDEFEYSDLIAKHFGTRHERIFIGADRLLPALPDCVAAMSEPMVSHDAVGFYLLSQQVAKHVKVVQSGQGADEVFGGYHWYPPLLESRDPLEDYARHFFDRDHAEYARCVQAPWVGEDYSRQFVAGHFAQPGATGGIDKALRLDTTIMLVDDPVKRVDNMTMAWGLEARVPFLDHELVELAARIPAEHKIREGGKYVLKEAARQVIPGAVIDRPKGYFPVPALKYIRGAYLDFVRDILLQPRARQRGVFDNAYVDTLLAEPEAHITPLRGSKLWQITLLELWLQQQGL; encoded by the coding sequence ATGTGTGGGATTGCGGGCGAGATTCGTTTTGACGGCCAGGTGGCTGATCCGGCAGCCGTCGAGCGCATGGCCGAGGTGCTGGCGCCACGGGGGCCTGACGGTGCCGGTCGCATCGGCTACGGACCGGTCGCTTTCGCCCACCGCCGGCTGAAGATCATCGACATCAGCGCGCGTGCGCAGCAGCCGATGCTGGACAATGAACTCGGCTTGCTCATGGTGTTCAATGGCGCCATCTACAACTACCCCGAGTTGCGCCAGGAACTGCAGGGACTCGGTTACCGCTTTTTCTCTTCCGGTGATACCGAGGTCATTCTCAAGGCCTATCACGCCTGGGGTCCCGCCTGCGTGCAGCGCCTGCAGGGAATGTTTGCGTTCGCCATCTGGGAGCGCGACAGCGGTGCCGTGTTTCTCGCCCGGGATCGTCTGGGCATCAAGCCGCTGTATTACACCGAGCAGCCAGGCCGCTTTCGCTTCGCCTCCACGCTGCCGGCCCTGCTGGCCGGTGGCGACATATCGACCGATATCGACCCCGTCGCACTGCATCACTACATGAGTTTTCATGCCGTGGTGCCGGCGCCGCACACCATCGTGCAGGGTGTGCGCAAGCTGCCGCCGGCCACCACGCTGCGCATCGGCGCCGACGGCAGCCTGCAGTTCGACACCTACTGGACGCCCAATTTCGATCGTGACGCGGCCGACGGCGCGCGGGATTTCGGTGAGTGGCGCGAGCAGGTGCTCGACAGCCTGCGCCTGGCGGTGCGGCGCCGACTGGTGGCGGACGTGCCGGTGGGCGTCTTGCTGTCCGGAGGGCTCGATTCGAGCCTGATCGTCGGCCTGCTGGCCGAGCAGGGGCAACAGGGCCTGCACACGTTTTCCATCGGCTTCGAGGCGGTCGACGCCGAGAAGGGCGACGAGTTTGAGTATTCGGACCTGATCGCCAAGCACTTCGGCACCCGACACGAACGCATCTTCATCGGTGCCGATCGTCTGCTGCCGGCGCTGCCGGACTGCGTGGCGGCGATGTCCGAGCCCATGGTCAGCCACGACGCGGTGGGTTTCTACCTGCTCTCGCAGCAGGTGGCCAAGCACGTGAAGGTGGTGCAAAGCGGGCAGGGCGCCGACGAGGTGTTCGGCGGTTATCACTGGTATCCGCCGCTGCTCGAAAGCCGCGATCCGCTCGAGGATTACGCGCGGCACTTCTTCGACCGCGACCATGCCGAGTACGCGCGCTGTGTGCAGGCGCCGTGGGTGGGCGAGGACTATAGCCGCCAGTTCGTGGCCGGGCATTTCGCGCAGCCGGGCGCGACCGGCGGCATCGACAAGGCGCTGCGCCTGGATACGACCATCATGCTGGTGGATGATCCGGTCAAGCGCGTGGACAACATGACCATGGCCTGGGGGCTGGAGGCGCGGGTGCCGTTCCTGGACCATGAGCTGGTGGAGCTGGCGGCGCGCATCCCGGCCGAACACAAGATCCGCGAGGGCGGCAAGTACGTGCTGAAGGAGGCGGCGCGCCAGGTGATTCCCGGAGCGGTCATTGATCGCCCGAAAGGGTATTTCCCGGTGCCGGCGCTCAAGTACATCCGCGGCGCGTATCTCGACTTTGTGCGTGACATCCTGCTGCAGCCGCGCGCGCGCCAGCGCGGCGTGTTCGACAATGCGTATGTCGACACCCTGCTGGCCGAGCCGGAGGCGCACATCACGCCGCTGCGTGGCTCCAAGCTGTGGCAGATCACGCTGCTTGAGTTGTGGCTGCAGCAGCAGGGTCTTTGA
- a CDS encoding porin — protein sequence MPVKHFARTTLLAATASVGLLAADTANAGAKIEIDDTKWVSVGAGLRTSFSSVEDAAPDDGRSNDFTVDSIRLYLNAQLHEYIMLEFNTERYDTGDDDDVRMLDAIAKFTFAPEFNIWMGRHLPPSDRANLDGPYYLNAWTFPIAQAYPAIFAGRDEGVSVNGSIDGGVFGYALGVYDGMDTSYSGINSLNNPNQDDNLLFAGRLQWALWDPEPGFYTTSSYFGAKDILTFGVAAQYQSDGTGTLASPGDFFGWNVDVLLEKKVGDGGAVSLEGAYYDYDHDDQMPAFGYQGSGYFVLASFLTPQTYGVGKLQPHVRFQQVDDDNAPDHDRWEVGLGYIIDGQNAKVIATYGADDYDGADSTDFFILGVQLQI from the coding sequence ATGCCTGTGAAGCATTTCGCAAGAACAACACTGCTGGCCGCGACCGCCAGCGTGGGCCTATTGGCCGCCGACACCGCCAATGCCGGCGCCAAGATCGAGATCGACGACACCAAGTGGGTGTCGGTGGGCGCCGGTCTGCGCACCAGTTTCAGTTCGGTGGAGGACGCGGCGCCGGACGACGGGCGCTCGAACGACTTCACGGTTGACAGCATCCGCCTGTACCTGAACGCCCAGCTGCATGAATACATCATGCTGGAGTTCAACACCGAGCGGTACGACACCGGCGATGACGACGACGTTCGCATGCTGGATGCGATCGCCAAGTTCACCTTCGCGCCCGAGTTCAACATCTGGATGGGGCGTCATCTGCCGCCGTCGGACCGCGCCAACCTGGACGGCCCGTACTACCTGAACGCCTGGACCTTCCCGATCGCGCAGGCCTATCCGGCCATCTTCGCCGGTCGCGACGAGGGTGTCTCCGTGAACGGTTCCATCGACGGTGGCGTGTTCGGCTATGCGCTTGGCGTCTACGACGGCATGGACACGTCGTATTCCGGCATCAACTCGCTGAACAACCCCAACCAGGACGACAACCTGCTGTTCGCCGGGCGTCTGCAGTGGGCACTGTGGGATCCGGAGCCGGGCTTCTACACCACCAGCTCCTATTTCGGCGCGAAGGACATCCTGACCTTCGGTGTCGCCGCCCAGTACCAGTCCGACGGCACCGGCACCTTGGCGTCGCCGGGGGATTTCTTCGGCTGGAACGTGGACGTGCTGCTGGAGAAGAAGGTCGGCGACGGCGGTGCGGTGAGCCTGGAAGGCGCCTACTACGACTACGACCACGACGACCAGATGCCGGCCTTCGGCTACCAGGGCAGCGGCTACTTCGTGCTGGCCAGCTTCCTGACACCGCAGACCTACGGCGTCGGCAAGCTGCAGCCGCATGTGCGCTTCCAGCAGGTGGACGACGACAACGCGCCGGATCACGACCGCTGGGAAGTGGGTCTCGGCTACATCATCGACGGCCAGAACGCCAAGGTCATCGCCACCTACGGCGCCGACGACTACGACGGTGCCGACAGCACCGACTTTTTCATCCTCGGCGTGCAGCTGCAGATCTGA
- a CDS encoding urease accessory protein UreF: protein MDTRTPTDGALADLRLRQLTSATLPVGAFAYSQGLETAVELGWVGDLPQAAAWIGGQLQHSLARVEVPLLARLMAAFSAGDRDAAMHWSGLLLAMRDTAELRAQERALASAWAVLLGDLDLDDARTWVDLPQRTALALFALAATRFRIAPPTAAQACLWAWLEAQVSAAVRAVPLGHTAAQRLLYELAQDIPAVVASGLAVADADIGAAAPALAIASCRHETQYSRLFRS, encoded by the coding sequence ATGGACACACGCACGCCCACTGATGGTGCGCTGGCCGACCTGCGGCTGCGCCAACTGACCAGCGCCACCCTGCCGGTGGGCGCCTTTGCGTATTCACAGGGCCTGGAAACCGCGGTCGAGCTGGGGTGGGTCGGCGACCTGCCACAGGCGGCGGCGTGGATCGGCGGTCAGCTGCAGCACAGCCTGGCGCGGGTGGAAGTGCCCCTGCTGGCACGGCTGATGGCAGCCTTTTCGGCCGGGGACCGGGACGCGGCAATGCACTGGTCCGGGCTGCTGCTGGCGATGCGCGACACCGCGGAACTGCGCGCCCAGGAACGCGCGCTGGCCAGCGCCTGGGCGGTGCTGCTGGGCGACCTGGATCTCGATGACGCACGCACCTGGGTCGACCTGCCGCAGCGCACCGCGCTGGCCCTGTTTGCCCTGGCTGCCACACGTTTTCGCATTGCCCCGCCCACGGCGGCGCAGGCCTGCCTGTGGGCCTGGCTGGAGGCACAGGTCAGCGCGGCGGTGCGGGCGGTACCGCTGGGCCATACGGCCGCGCAGCGCCTGCTGTATGAGCTGGCCCAGGATATTCCGGCGGTGGTGGCGAGCGGGCTGGCCGTGGCCGATGCCGACATCGGAGCGGCGGCGCCGGCGCTGGCCATCGCCAGCTGCCGGCACGAGACCCAGTACAGCCGTCTTTTTCGATCTTGA